AGCAACGGAGGGGAAATGTCTGCATCACCTGACAGCAGGAATAGCGGCCTGCCTATAGCCATGGTGGGACCAAACATCCAAATGAGAAACCACCAGCAAGTGGGATGGGACAGCCAGGTGGAGAGCCAGGCTTCTTGGTCTAGAGAGGATGCCTGGGGTGTGCAGTATCAGGGTTCAGCTTCGGGATATAATAactcatcttttcagcagaattcaaGTGACCACAGATATCCACCAGAGGATAACAGCCTCAGGtcgcagatcagcagtttgtcCCAGGAAGTGGCTCAGCTCAAGAAGCTCCTGTCTCAACAGCTGCTTCCTAAGATGGCCTAAAACTAGATGAGGGGACAGTCAGATCCACACCATATTTCTCCAAATAATCAAACTCATTTCCCCAGAGTGGGATGGGTATAAGCAGCTACCTCTGAAATGGCATGACATTTTTTAGTGGCCTGTTTGCTCCAGTGATGAACAATACATCAGGAGCAGAATTTAAGAAAGTCATTACGTATACACAGCACTGTATATATTGGACTGAAACACAAGAATGAAGTGTCCATCATCTGCAAAAACCTCTATCTCATCAGATTCAACCTCACCTTTAGTCTCTTCATATTTCGAGATACCTGGCACTTATTTTGTGTGTAAAATTAAGTTGTTATTCACATGACGTTTTGGAGTGTACTGTGGTTTTTGTGCCATTCACTATCGTAACATCGATGTTACTTTTCAAAACTGTGAGTGCACTCAACTGTGTGGAAATAAAATCTTGCTTTATGTTAACAACTTTGAGCATTTTTCCAAACAAGAAATTGCAATTTTTTTACTacaatttaaaatcacaaaCAATCTGCATTTAGTTTTGCACTCACACACATCCGCATCTGTTTATTAATCATCACAAATAAGTGTCAAATTATTACATTAATCCTAACCTAAAAGTTTATATCTGGCTTTTAATGCTAAAACCAAGGCTTAACCCTCAAACACACCTTAAAGGGGTTTTTAAGGGTGCGTTTGAGGGTATTTAATAGTTTAATTGTCTTTAATTGATATTTAATTGTCTTTATCTTTGGCTTCCTTTGACAGTCAACTTAAATGTTGTTTGGACAAGTATTCGACCTGCATATGCACAAccacaaacactgaaaactCCAAATAAAATTAGACTGATCGTAGTTTAACAGTGAATGACTGTGTTGCATTTTTCTGAATGACAGATATTTTTAAGAAAAGGGTTTTTAAGCCACATTTGGCACTAATGCTACGCACAACAGGAGCTATGGTAGGTGTGGCACTGGTCCTGTGTAGGGTGCACTGCGCCAGACTATGAATGCtacgacccggctcaaaagCCGCAACATAAATATGGAGACTAATACCAGAATTTTACAGAGAcgaggttttattttaaataacataACAAGTTAGCTAAAAAGCTGGTAccactaaaacaaaaactagtGAGCCTCCATGAAAGCCTGCCTCAGGTATGCCTTCATCCACACCTGACTAGGTGTAGTCAATTAGCTGCAGCTGAACACTCGTGCACTGCCAATGCAAAGAgattaggggctgcagagggGCATAACAACCAATGTGTCACAAGTTTTCTTCTTTCCATAAACTAATatcatttcagtttcatttatggCCTTTCCTCCTTTAACAAAGACTTTAAAACTGTAAACACCACCTCACTGTTGATCCATTTGCACTGAGCTAAGGATACTGAAATAATAAATGGGACAGTGGAGTGTGGGACAGTGCTGGGGAGAGAGGGGTGAATGCAGGGAGAGCAGTGTGACACTGCATGAGTCATCTATCACgtcagcagcagaaaagctaTTTTTAGCCTTGAAGCAGCTGCGGTGGAGACTGAACGACCCACATGGAAGTGAAAGATATAGGTTCAGAATACATTAGTAACACCAGAAAACAATAGAAATGAGCTCGCAGACGTATGAAATGTAGTGGTGAAACACACTCTGAGAACAGCACAGAGCCAGAAAGCAGTTGTAGATAAAATGAATGATTACATTTTGTCTCAGAAGATGACTGAATGGCATAATTCTGTATTCTTGGAAAAATCCATTTTCACTTTTAGTTTATGTTTTTTACCAGCACCAGGTGGCGCCAAGTGTCTTTAGCAGCATGCTGTATGACTTTCATTCAGTCATTCCATTCATTCACAGCAGTGTTACTCCTTTGTGCTTACTACAGTAACACATGCTGCACACGCGCAACAACAAGATTTGCAAAGCATTATTTATTGGCTTCTTTATCCCCACAAAGCACAGTCCGAGTGTGaggtaagaaaacaaaatgaaagcaaacTGAGCAAGCAAGACAATTTTGCTCGCTCATTTTTTAATAGCACATTTCATTTCAGGTGGAAGCACAATGAGCTGCACAAAGCATGAGCTATAATGGAGTTTACAGTCACAAAACCATTTAGCAAACAGACATGAgtaaatacattattattattaaggtGAGGGAAGGGAGGTGTGGCATACGACTTGTAATAATTAGAAAGTctaaaaaaccaaccaaaaaacaaaaatagtaaATTGGATTCAAGAGTTAAATCAATATGAAAAACAGGAATTTAAAGAAATCATAATTAAGACAACAATAGACCAGCAATAAATGGTACGATAAAAAAAAGCAGTGGTGAtttagtaaaaaacaaacagtaacagTACTAATAATAGTCATATTGACCTCAAAAACTGTGGCTTAAAGCTGAAATATGAGGTTATCTCTCTGCAGACCTGTGCAGCTACAGAGACCCATCCTTTATGTCCCGCTTCTCTCGCTTTCTCTCCAACAAAACCACAACATACTCATGAGATCTTTTGTCTGTGATTAGACTGCTaccaccccaccccaccaccaccaccaccccaccCATACCATAAGCCATATAAGATGGAGTAGAAGGGTTGCTAGGCAGACACCACCACACCACAGTTGCCAGGGGAATGCCTGCATGCAGAGGCAGCTAGAGAAATGGAGGAGTGTGTTGGGGGTTGGTGGTTCTAAATGAGGACTGGTGGTGGGAGGGGGAGGAGCTAGACAAGTTCAAGGCCGCTGTTTCCCCTGCATGgtaatggtggtggtggtggtggtggtggtgtgtgtgtgtgtgtaactggtgtgcatgtgtggattCAGATAAAGCAGGGGGAAGGGACACGAGTGTGAAAGTGGCTTGGAAGGGGATGTGTGTCTGATACAAAGCAGGGCTGACGTAACGGTAGATGAAATATGGTGAGGATGAGAACAACAGGCTTTGTGGGATAATAGAAAAAGCTTCTATGCAGATTCCACTTCTTGtatagagaaataaaaatgcagacaaaagAAATTTATGATCATTTTTAGTCTGTGAGAATTAAATTCTGCCTTACTGCCATgagttttaaattaaattatttaaagtgAGATTATTTCACTTTAGGGTTTTGCAATAACAGAAATTATTCAAAAAATCTTTGTGCAATGATCAAATATAATGTAATGAAAAGCTTAATGAATATAGAGTTTatgtaaagctttaaaaaaaataaagaatagtAAAAATCAATTACTACTGCATCCAGAAGAAACAGAAATTAATGCTAAAGTCAGCGTTTGCAGTTAGAAACAAAACAGATTCTACATTAAACTCGTGTCTTTTCAGGACAAACTGATGTTAAATTTTTCCAAATTTTCcattttcatgtttgtcatGTCTGTTTGTGCAGCATAAGCCATCCAGTTATATTGTATTCATAAAAATCCTTACATCAATGAAAAAGCAACATGAATAACAGTGCTGCAGGGGGTTGAATGGTCCCTTTAAAATAAGAGTAATTCAAAAATTGCCACAGCTTTCAACACAATAAAACTGATACTTTAATGTGTAAAACAGTATGACAGCTGGTTCGATAGAAGGGTTAAGATTAGGGTTAACAAACTGCCTCTCCGTGCATTCCCCAACATGCCTTTGCAGATACAAATGGCCCCCAAGAtctaacacatacacacagactcaTTCACCGTGGTATTGTAGCAGTTATCCAAGCATTGAATTTTTATATTAATAGCCTTTATGCAAAAATCTGTTGCATATATGCTTAAAAACGGAACATGCATTTATGTGGGTATAAATTATAGGGAGAACGTGCAGGTAGAAGAGGTAAATAATTACAGGCCTGGATTTAAACTCACTGGCCTGTGGTTCCAaagagaaggaaggaaggaaggaaggaaggaaggaaggaaggaaggaaggaaggacaGAAGGAATTAGAATAAGAATCAGAGTCCTATTTATCATTGTAGAGGTGCAATTCTctcagtgaaaaagaaaacacagtcactcagtaaaattaaaattaaattagaaaatgtataaaaatataggaAGACAGATAAAGAAAGatgaataaaacagaaagacagaaaaagatcaATAAAAAAGAATATAGTAAAGCTGTTACTTTCACTCATATTTCTTACTCCACAAAAAATGTTAGAACATAGCTAAATATAATAGTGCATTGTAGTAACAGTAATAGTACAACTTGTTGGAACTGAGTTCAAACTCCCAAATTTGCAGGCAATCAGTGACAAAATCCATAAAGTCTTCATCtgtaaataattgaaaaaaCTAGTGTACAGCATTTCCTTTGGCATACAATGAAGTCCAGGTTAGCCCTAAAATGACATCTTGTAtcacaagaaaaacacctgaaaaCTGCTTTTTGCTTCTTTAAGTGAACATACCTAGTTACTAAAGCACCCAATGTGCTCCTATTTTGGCAGAAATTGTTTTGGatcaaattaataataataaacaaataaataatacagaGAGTTCCTCTGTTGTGCAATATATGGCTTATGGACCTTCTTTATATGGATCATTGGGACTTCAATTGGCAGcacaaaaatgtactttttgtgCAGTTTCAACAACAACAGACATAAAAAGTCATTTAGATCATGAAGGTTTCCAAAGTGGGTCCAAGAAAAGGCaacaacagacagacagagaattAATTCTATCGTTGCTGCTTTATTAACTACTTAGTAGTTACTATGTATTTATTCAGTATGAAAAAATGCTGTAGGTGGTAAACAAACAACAGTCATTATTATGATTTTCATGAAACTTTTGTTTCTAAATCTGAAGCCCATGTGTAATacgcttcatcgttttcagttAACAATGAGTGTGTTTTCCTCCCTCTTCTTTCGTTTCCTTGGTGTCATTCGTTTATTTATACGGGTGTTTTTGATGATTAACAGGTCGTGCTGTTGTTGGGCCATGGCGTCTGTTTAAAGGCATTCGTGGCCTCGTTAGAAAATTAAACCAATCCTGTAAATGAGATGACATTACAACGTGGAGTAAGGATGAACCCGGAGATTAAGGGGCGGGCaggagaacaaaaagagaggggctaataacacacacagagagggggggtgagagagagagagtctcgCGCGGAGAGACAGGGGACAGAAACGTGACTAGGCAGCCTAAGAGCTGTTATGCAACTGCTGACCTACTAACACATATTTCTGGAAAGGGAACCGGAGAAACTGGAGCAAAGTGTCCTGCAGCGCACAACACACGGGCAGTCCGAGCCAAAAGACAGAAAGGACATCCAGCCGACCCACTGACTCAACGACAGCTGACCCGAGCAGCGAcaggaaaaggagaagaaagtttttttttttcctctgtcgGGAGGTTTCTTCTAAAGGGACACGGGAAGGAGGAAACGGGAGCGAGACAGCTTTTGTGTCGGGGAAGCCTGAATGttttcctccctctcctgcGTGGAAAGGTAGGTTATAACTGAGCGGTTGGCTGCCGTGTGCTGTTTCTACCTGcttatttgcatgttttttatCATTCTGTGCGGGTAGATACGTCTctgggtgtgtgtgagtgtgttttgaGGCGAGGACGTGATGCTCATGGCCGGTTATTGTTCACATGGCGACTCTCGGCTGCGCCGGCAGATCCCGCGTCCCTCCGTGACTTTCAGCCGTATGCGGCTCTTTTTGTGTCACGTAAAACACGCAGCTCGCCGGGCAAGTGCGATACTTTAGTTGGCGTTTTGTTGCCCTTTTTGATTCTTTGATGCTTTTACGAAACACCGAGTCCGCTTGGTAAAAACGTGGTTGGCCGTATCGCCGCACACTATGAGGTCAATGTCAAGGCGATGTAATTTCCTCTCATGGTGGTGTTTTCCAGGGAGCAGGGGGCTGCTGCTGCTCGGCTCGGACTGCGCTGTGTGGTCAATACACCGTATTAGCTCCTGCACGTGGCATATTGGCATGATGTTTTTATGTAGGTCATTGGATCAGTTCAGTTACCCAGATATTGGCAGCCCAGCTAATGCAAAGGCAAAGGCTGGGATTAACGCATGGCTGTATATAGGTTATGAATTAATTTGAAGGTCTGTCGCAGATATCTGTGGAAATCTCATGTCAGAATaaatgataaaagaaaaaaaacatattttttgaaCGAGTGTTGGACAAAAGATTTGCAGATAGGGTGTGTGTAAACATATGTTAGGGCTTTTTCTCTGAGAAAGATTACTTGGTTGGGGTTTGGggatttattaaataaatgctCACATGGAAAGGGGGGAAATGTCTGATTTCTATTCAAAGTGGGCCACTGGGTGATTCTTTTTTACTCATAAGGTGTGTTAAGTAAAGCACAGAGCTTTGCTTTGAGGGAGTTGGAGGCTATGACATAACCAGCACACAGCAGGGAAAAGCAATAAATAGCAGCTCCCTCCTGGGACAGAGACGCTTTGTAATTGATTCTCGTTCCCACCCTGCACTTTTTCCCTGTCATTTATATCTACATTAACAACAAAATTCTTGCATCTAAAGAAGGCATTTAGCCAGAAAAGCTGCTATCAGTGATGTAACCCAGCTACTCAGTGTCTGCGAGCTATTTTTAACTTgcttagtcttttttttctccaccacAAAGGAAGCACGGAGCAGAAAAAGCAGAAGGCTGAACCAGATATAacactgttttcttttatttttgtgtctcAAACAAGATTCCAGTGAGGGCTTAGGGAGACCGTTTGTAAAGTTAGAATAACAAGTGAGCATTCAGGATGTGATGCAATGTGTGGAAACCCCTGTCTGGCAAAAGCAGGCACAGTTTTGGTTAGTCCACCTACTGCCAGCTGGTCTGGTTTTAGAGCCACTGCTCTGTCCTGACCAGCTCTATGAATATAGGTCAGACTTGTATCTGGGTGAGGAGACGTGAGGTTTAACAGGGCAAGCGGTGGACTACTTTGGCTGCTTTGTCTGTTGCTCTGAGGAATACAGGAAACACAGATGGCAGAAGATTTAACTAAGTTCAGCTTTTCCATGGTTTTggcaacttttatttttttactttgcaaATCTGCACTTATCTGGTGAATGTAAGTAACAAAAACTTTTGACACATACTTTAATGCAAATCATATttgactaaaaagaaaaaaggctctTGAAAGTACATATTATAGTACATATTAATAAAGAATTTTCACAGATAACTGAATCGAGAATAATTTGTTGTCTTTAGCCCACAGTTGAAAGTGTCATTTAGTCACATGTTACTTTGGGTACTTTCTAAATGGCACGTAGTCGTATATGTCCCCGTAGCTGACCTGGAATGTCTGGATTCCCGTCTCTTAGTTTTGTTTAACACAAAGCCGCAGGGCAAAATGGTTCCTAGCTGGGGCCCCTCCACGTGTGTGGTGTTGGATCATTTAAAAGATGGGGGAGAGGAAGAGGACGGCATGTGCTTTACTCACGCTTGCCTCAGAGGGGGTCAGAGGTGAAGCATTCCTCTCGGAGCGGCAAGTGTCTGGGAACTACTTCAAAGTTGTGTCTCagtgaaaaacacagaaacaatccGTACAGTAGCTGGAGTGAATAATTCTTCTAAATGGGAAATTAGCTTCTGCAGAAAAAGCCAATTAGATTATACCATGCTGAGTATCCCTTTATTTTCTAGCATTAGTCTCGGGTAAGGGAGATTGGAGGACATTCAGAGACTTTAACCTGTAGCTCCTGCTTCTGTGTATTATGCATGTATTACACAAGCTTTTCTCTGTAGCAAGAGAAATTCAGAGCACGTACACTAcgagcaacaacagcagcccCTCCCCTTGCAGTCCTAAGAGAGAACCTGTTATATGTGAATTTGGCTGCAGAGATGGGTGTGTGCTCTGACGTCAATGCTGTATCGCTCACTATCAATTTTCATCTGCTGCCGATTCTTATTGTTATGTGCAGCAAAAGGTGTTGCAACGTTTCTGGAGCGGACAGGAATTAATGTTGCGTGAAAATCACCGAGGCTTTCGTAATATGATTTTTAGGCACATGACGTATTCAAGTGGGTCTCTTTTATTGCTCCCGCTGCAGATTCTGTAAAATTCCTCTCATGCCCCCCCCCCTAAAGAAAAAATCTCTCTGCTTCTGcgtctctctccctcacctttcTGTCGCTCTATTTTTAGAGTGCACTCTAATactctctttccctctcctgCCCTCCCTTCGTTGCAGTCCCACTGACCTATTTTATGGCGCACCGTCAAAGACAGGAGGAGTGTTTACCGCTTAGCGTCGTTTCTAGGTCACTGGGACAGCATAGACGTATGTGAGCTTCCTTCCCACCCTCCTTTGTCTCGCACCCCCCTCCCACCACcacctcacagacacacacactcttcctcCATGTCTTTACAAAAATTATTCAGGATTGGAAAGGGGTGGGTGGGGAGGGGTCATCCTACGTGTTTCCACATCTGTTGCCATTTGTATTCAAAGCGCTTATGGTCCAGTGGGGCTTTACATAAGTTTtttgagaagaagaagaagccaacAAGACagagttgggggggggggagccaACTCAATTATAAGAACAGCCTGCAGCATATCTACAATAGACCTTGCCCCTGAGTTACAACATAACACATGATTAAATAAATGGTTAGCTATTCAGGGCAGCTTTCAAGCTGTTCCAAGGTcacactgtgttttttttttttaaagcgagatTATGTAACAGGGTGACTGACTcacagtgaagaagaagaaatgcagTCACCGGTCGGGAGAAGAGATCACTAGATTAGATAGTTATGCACCACTGTCTTGTCGGTACAAAATGAGTGGTTTGTtataggaaaacaaaaaaacacaatagcAGAGGTAGATATGAACTTGTCTTGTTCGTGAGAGCTCTTGTTCTCCTCTCGTTGACTTCGGTCCATCGTTTACATAACAGGAACAGTCTGTTTCGTTTGGCTTTTGTCTCATTTAAGGCTTCACTGCACTGAAAGAACACAAGGCAAATATCGAAGCAAAACCGGATCTGctttctgttttggtttttaaattCTTTGCAACGTCTTATTTTTACTAACAGTAGGACTCAAATAGGACGGGCTGCGATAATAAATCTGTAAATCTacataataaaaacataatcaGTAGAATTGCATTCATcgagtgaaaaagcagcagagaaTATTCAGCGGGGATTCCTGTGTTCCTAATGATAGAAGAAGGTCATGTTTGTGCGCTGTTTAATTCCGTTATTGCAAATGAAAAGCGACACCAGAGCCATTGTTGCCCACAGGCAGAGTGACCTAGATTATTGCATTTgctcagtgtgtgtgcgtgtgtgtcgtaAAAaggatgtttttatgtttgtaaaGGACTTCAGGGCCCTGTGTAATGATGTGTTCTTAATTAATGCATATCATCTGTGTAATCCAATGGAGTGAGTGAGGCAAAGAAAAATAAGGGCAGATCTAGTTATTACATAACACACCACTACTGTCAACATCCGCCTGTGCTGCGTTTGCCATTGTTTTTAACTTTGCAAGACAGGTCGGGTGGGCAAGGCTTCCTGTTGATAAGATGTTGACACCGCACAAGGAAGTTCAGCGGCTTGTGGTGTTGAGTAAATTCAGTCAGTGAGATGAACTACCAGAGAAGCTGTGGCAAAAGACAAACCCCTTTTTGCCCTCTTCCCCATATTTTAGAAAATGAAATCTATAAGTAGAAACTATAAATGCACAGTTTGTGTTGTCATTTTACAACTACAGTAAAGCAGAATCAGTGTGCAGATCACATTTGTATCCTTCCTCCTCTAGCTCTTTATCTGTCAGTCTCTGCAGAGCTGGCAGCAGGTCAGCCTGCCTCAGCTCTAGTTATGTGACGGAGCTCCGTCTTACACAAGAGCtctgcagcaggagcagcaggagcACATACACATGTTTATTCCCAGACTCAgccctgagtgtgtgtgtgtgtgtgtgtgtgtgtgtgtgtgtgtgtgtgtatgccgcTACCCAGACTCTGCATCCAgcttcattttctgtctgaagtcagtcaaacacagacaagaaagaaaaacactgtcTAAACCCTCGGGGGTTATGTCATAGTTTTTTCTGTGCTGgctgaattaaactgaatagACAGTGTATTGATCTCAACCCTTAGCCTGAAAGGACCCAGAGTAAAGCTTTGTACTACAGTTAATAAATATAACCTGAACTGACTTACATGTAAATACATGTCACAATGAAGTAGAGTGATTTTACAGCTAATCTAACTCCCTCTCTGCTTCTGTTCCCCTCCCTTCCTCTGTCACTGTTTCAGTAACCCATTTAGTGGTCGACTAACGGCGGCGTTGAAGCTGGATCCTTAAGGAACCCAAAAGTAGACAGACTGACCTACATCCCGTGTAAGACACTGAAAGAAGCAGGTCAGCTGCCTGACAGAGATCACAGCTCTGCTGAAGATCGAGGAAGACACTGATAAACTCAAAGTCACCCCAAACAAACCTCCAGAGACTACTTTGAACTACTTGCCGAGACAACTGGAAAACCGTTTGCACAAAATACAGTTTCTTGTTTTAGATTCCTTGCTCAGAACACTACTTCAATGTCTGAGGTTTTTGTGGAGTTCCACCTCTTTTTAATCTTCCTGGCTAATTTGGACACTTGAACATTTCGATATTATAATTTAAGTAACAGAAATCAATGAGGCTATCGTTTCGAGGAGCACAAATACCTCATCCAGAAGTTTTCGCTGAACCTGCGACATAGGTCAGACGTCTTAGTAACAAAGCAGAAGGCTCATatagttttacatttttccCTACCCCCCTTTGCCCTTTGCTAGAGTGATACTCTAGCACCCTGCGGGGAAGAAAAAATGGAAAGTCTCAGTATACACCTCCCATCCACCAGCAATAACAGTGCCGAAGATGGCGACAGTTTTTCCCCTTACAATGGGAGCCTCCCATCCCCTACTTCTGAAGGAGCGGTACGGATTAGCCGCCAGGCTAAAGGTAGCAAGCCTACCGTGACCTCCCGTCGCAAGAGAGAGTTCATTTCTGATGAGAAGAAAGATGCTTCCTATTGGGAAAAACGGAGAAAGAACAACGAAGCAGCCAAGCGCTCAAGAGAAAAGCGTCGTCTCAATGACATGGTGTTAGAAAACCGGGTGATGGCACTGAATGAGGAGAACGTTCGTCTCAAGACGGAGCTCCTTCAGCTCAAGTTGCGCTTTGGCCTCATCAGCACAGCCTCCTACATGGAGAAAAGTCAGCAAATCTCCAACAGCGCCGCTGATGGAAGCACTGGCGGCAATGGGAGCAGCGCCAACGGCACCCCGAATGGTAACGCCTACCTCTCAAGCAGCGGCTACTCCAGCGCGTCCCAGGTGATGCTGAATTCAGACTCATCAGAAGCTGAACAGTCGAGTCTCGGCGAGCGCCACTCCACGCTCCCCAAATATTCCCCCCGTGGCTCCGTGTCTGACATGTCTGACAGCTCTTCCAGCCCTGAACCCATGGGCTACAACATAAAGAAGGAGCCCACAAGCATGGAGATGGCTGGTCTGGAAAACAACATGATTCCCAGTGGGATCCCTAATGGGATCCCCAATGGAATGCAGAATGGGGCTTACCACGGCAGCCACAGTGCTCTGGTTTCTCCTCACCAGCAAAGCCCCCCATTAGCTGAAAATGTCATGGACTTccagcagcagcatcatcaacagcaacagcagcagtgcCACATGGAGATCTCCAACCCTGCTCCTCAGGCCACCTCAGCTCAAAGGAGCGTCATTTTGTATCGCTCCAGCAGTGGCTGTTATCCCATGGAGAGCCAGAGGTCGGAGGAGCAGCAGTCCCAGCAGAGCAGAGCTACTCAACATTGTCAGGACACACTGACTTCCAAGTTCTCCGACTGCTCAGTGACCATCACAGAGGTCGCTGAGAAGCTGGAGAGAACAAAGACCTTGGACTCTCCACAGTATGAGTACACCAACGGTCACTCTGAGTCAGCAGAGGAACTGCAGCAAAGGTATAATCAGCAGCAGCACGACAACCACAGTCTTCAGCACACTGAAAACCACCAGAACCCCTTCGCCCCTGATCTGATCCACAACAACGAGGAGGGGAGGTCCTCCTTCATACAGCACAATGGCTACCTCAACACACTGGATGAAGAGCCCCCGGTGCTCACCTATGAGGGAGGTCCCCAAGCTGATGGTTTCTATCAGGAGAACTCCTCTGCTAAAGACACTTGTTCAAGTGATGGAGACCCTCGTAGCTCTGATAAGGAGGGCTCCACAGATGATGAAtccccctcctcatcctcctcagaTATCAGCAGCTACCACCAGAAGATTGAGGGAACTGGTGGTTTGCACGGTGAGTGCCAAGCCGAGGTCAAAGCCACCGCCCTTCCCCACAAGCTCCGCCTCAAGTACAGAGCTCTGTCCAATGGGGCATCCAGAGCGCAGGTGGAGGGACTGGTCAGCACCTCGATGTCCCCTTCTCCCACTTTGCCTCAGCATCCTTACCTAGCTCTGTCCAGCAACCCTCACAGTGGCAACAGCAAAGATGCTGAGAATGAGCCCGAGTATGCGGAAGAAGTCAAGTGTCAGGTGAATGAGAGGCCAGAGTTTAAAAAGGAGGGAGGTAAAAAGGGATCCAGCGGTGGGAGGGGTGGGCGCAATAAGAGGCGAGATTAAGGACAAATAGGAGCAGCTGTTGTCTGCAGTGGACAGACAAAAAAGAACTGTGACTCACATTGGCACCTTGCGAGGTATAAAAGAAGCCAGTGATCAGTGTGAGATGTAGTTAGGATGTGATTTCACCATCAAGTTTCACTGTGTCACCTGTACCCCTTCCTGTACTCTCTCCTACCTCCCGCTTATCCCTCCAGGTAGATTAACGAGGGATGTGACAGAATGAAACTCTTCAGAGCTGGAGTTTGGGATATTTCCCTTGTG
This sequence is a window from Oreochromis niloticus isolate F11D_XX linkage group LG6, O_niloticus_UMD_NMBU, whole genome shotgun sequence. Protein-coding genes within it:
- the nfil3-5 gene encoding nuclear factor, interleukin 3 regulated, member 5; the protein is MESLSIHLPSTSNNSAEDGDSFSPYNGSLPSPTSEGAVRISRQAKGSKPTVTSRRKREFISDEKKDASYWEKRRKNNEAAKRSREKRRLNDMVLENRVMALNEENVRLKTELLQLKLRFGLISTASYMEKSQQISNSAADGSTGGNGSSANGTPNGNAYLSSSGYSSASQVMLNSDSSEAEQSSLGERHSTLPKYSPRGSVSDMSDSSSSPEPMGYNIKKEPTSMEMAGLENNMIPSGIPNGIPNGMQNGAYHGSHSALVSPHQQSPPLAENVMDFQQQHHQQQQQQCHMEISNPAPQATSAQRSVILYRSSSGCYPMESQRSEEQQSQQSRATQHCQDTLTSKFSDCSVTITEVAEKLERTKTLDSPQYEYTNGHSESAEELQQRYNQQQHDNHSLQHTENHQNPFAPDLIHNNEEGRSSFIQHNGYLNTLDEEPPVLTYEGGPQADGFYQENSSAKDTCSSDGDPRSSDKEGSTDDESPSSSSSDISSYHQKIEGTGGLHGECQAEVKATALPHKLRLKYRALSNGASRAQVEGLVSTSMSPSPTLPQHPYLALSSNPHSGNSKDAENEPEYAEEVKCQVNERPEFKKEGGKKGSSGGRGGRNKRRD